From Marivirga harenae, one genomic window encodes:
- a CDS encoding acyl-CoA thioesterase translates to MYQFEHKIRVRYAETDQMGYVYYGNYATYFEVARAESIRNLGLSYREIEEEGVIMPVLENYSKYLRPARYDDELTIKLSIPKLPDARIRYEYEVFKEEKLIHKGFTVLVFVDRKTGKPCQMPEILTKIIHPFFE, encoded by the coding sequence ATGTATCAATTTGAACATAAAATACGAGTTCGTTACGCTGAGACCGACCAAATGGGCTATGTGTATTATGGAAATTATGCTACATATTTCGAAGTAGCAAGAGCAGAATCGATAAGAAATTTAGGGTTGTCATATCGGGAAATTGAGGAAGAAGGGGTTATTATGCCCGTTTTGGAAAACTATTCAAAATATTTGCGACCAGCTCGCTATGATGATGAATTGACTATTAAATTATCTATTCCAAAATTACCTGACGCAAGGATTCGATATGAATATGAAGTTTTTAAAGAGGAGAAGTTGATCCATAAGGGCTTCACAGTTTTGGTTTTTGTGGATAGAAAAACGGGCAAACCTTGTCAAATGCCTGA